In Nicotiana tabacum cultivar K326 chromosome 2, ASM71507v2, whole genome shotgun sequence, the following proteins share a genomic window:
- the LOC107787996 gene encoding putative E3 ubiquitin-protein ligase XERICO, with product MGLSQYPTPADAGVLCVILMNTAISIAVLKEIVRSILHVIGIRIAAWDEYSIEGGPLDPFECRGSPSESYMEEFRSHTPAIRYDSICISNHAEKECSVCLTDFEPDAEINHLSCGHVFHKQCLEKWLKYWNVTCPLCRNYMMPQEGEEDTCPM from the coding sequence ATGGGCCTTTCACAGTATCCAACTCCAGCAGATGCAGGAGTGCTCTGTGTGATTCTAATGAACACAGCCATTTCCATCGCCGTTCTCAAGGAGATAGTCCGATCAATCCTTCACGTGATTGGCATCCGCATAGCAGCATGGGACGAATATTCTATCGAAGGAGGACCCTTGGACCCATTTGAATGTCGTGGAAGCCCATCAGAGTCATATATGGAGGAATTCAGAAGTCATACCCCTGCAATTCGTTATGACTCGATCTGTATCTCTAACCACGCTGAGAAAGAGTGCTCGGTCTGCCTAACGGATTTTGAGCCTGATGCAGAGATAAACCATCTCTCTTGTGGCCATGTTTTCCATAAGCAATGTCTAGAGAAATGGCTCAAGTATTGGAATGTAACTTGTCCACTTTGCAGGAATTACATGATGCCTCAAGAAGGCGAAGAAGATACTTGTCCTATGTGA